In Phyllopteryx taeniolatus isolate TA_2022b chromosome 6, UOR_Ptae_1.2, whole genome shotgun sequence, one genomic interval encodes:
- the pals2a gene encoding MAGUK p55 subfamily member 6a isoform X1: MTVANEKSGSAMQQVLDNLKELPTGSVAKDIDLIFLRGIMESRIVRSLAKAHERLEEVKLEAVRDDNVQLISEILDALNKLPEKDAATAELTQILGEPHFKSLIEAHDQVAAKCYEVPHAEVNCTATLASCLMPADAIRMIGIQKKAGEPLGVTFRMEQGEMVIARILHDSSIDRQGMLHIGDVIREVNGCQVGGDPQQLQEILRDCSGSVTLKVLPSYKDSPALQQVYLKAHFNYNPASDNLIPCKEAGLAFSKGDIMHIVNKEDPNWWQARSVVGGTTGLIPSQFLEEKRKAFVRKDWDLSGKGMLCGNLTAKKKKKKMMYLTAKNAEFDRYELQIYEEVAKMPPFQRKTLVLIGAQGVGRRSLKNRLIVINPLRYGTTVPFTSRSPREEERDGQNYCFVTRSQMEQDIKDSRFLEHGEYDGNLYGTKIDSIHQVVGAGRTCILDVNPQALKVLKTAEFMPFVVFIAAPELDTLRDMHKAVVDAGLTTKLLTENDLKKTVEESARIRRAYSHFFDLTIYNDNLDKAFDQLQEAVERLLVEPQWVPVSWVY; the protein is encoded by the exons GCCCACGAGCGCCTCGAGGAGGTCAAGTTAGAAGCGGTGCGAGATGACAACGTTCAGCTGATCTCCGAGATCCTGGACGCTCTCAACAAGCTCCCCGAAAAAGACGCCGCCACTGCCGAACTCACCCAAATCCTTGGGGAGCCTCATTTTAag TCTTTGATCGAGGCTCATGACCAAGTGGCTGCGAAGTGCTACGAGGTGCCCCACGCCGAGGTGAACTGCACTGCAACCTTGGCGAGTTGTCTCATGCCCGCCGACGCCATCAGGATGATCGGCATCCAGAAGAAAGCCGGAGAACCGCTG GGGGTGACCTTCCGCATGGAGCAAGGGGAGATGGTGATCGCGCGGATCCTGCACGACAGCTCCATCGACCGCCAGGGCATGCTGCACATCGGCGACGTCATCCGCGAGGTGAATGGCTGCCAGGTGGGCGGCGACCCTCAGCAGCTGCAGGAGATCCTGAGGGACTGCAGTGGCAGCGTCACTCTCAAGGTGTTGCCAAGCTACAAAGACTCGCCGGCCCTCCAACAG GTCTATCTGAAGGCACATTTCAACTATAACCCGGCCTCAGACAACCTGATTCCCTGTAAAGAGGCGGGCCTTGCCTTCTCCAAGGGAGACATCATGCACATTGTGAATAAGGAGGACCCCAACTGGTGGCAG GCACGCAGTGTTGTGGGCGGAACAACCGGCCTCATCCCCAGTCAGTTCTTagaggagaagaggaaagcgTTTGTGAGAAAAGACTGGGATCTGTCGGGTAAAG GGATGCTCTGTGGAAATCTCACGgcgaaaaagaagaagaagaaaatgatgtATCTCACTGCAAAGAACGCAG AGTTTGATCGCTACGAGCTGCAGATCTACGAGGAGGTGGCCAAGATGCCTCCCTTCCAGAGGAAAACATTGGTTCTGATTGGTGCCCAGGGTGTGGGTAGGCGGAGCTTAAAGAACAGACTCATCGTCATCAATCCTCTGCGATATGGAACCACTGTGCCAT TCACGTCACGCAGCCCCCGAGAAGAAGAGCGAGACGGACAGAACTACTGTTTTGTGACGCGAAGTCAGATGGAGCAGGACATCAAAGACAGCCGCTTCCTGGAGCACGGCGAGTACGACGGCAACCTCTACGGCACCAAGATCGACTCCATCCACCAGGTGGTGGGGGCCGGCCGCACCTGCATCCTGGACGTCAACCCCCAG GCTTTGAAAGTGCTGAAGACTGCTGAGTTTATGCCCTTTGTGGTCTTCATCGCTGCTCCTGAGCTGGACACCTTGAGAGATATGCACAAGGCTGTCGTGGATGCCGGACTTACAACCAAACTACTTACT GAAAACGATTTAAAGAAGACGGTGGAGGAGAGCGCCAGGATCCGCCGCGCCTACAGCCACTTCTTCGACCTAACCATTTACAACGACAACTTGGACAAGGCCTTCGACCAGCTGCAGGAGGCGGTCGAGAGACTATTGGTGGAGCCGCAGTGGGTCCCGGTCAGCTGGGTCTACTGA
- the pals2a gene encoding MAGUK p55 subfamily member 6a isoform X2, producing the protein MKSQAQQVLDNLKELPTGSVAKDIDLIFLRGIMESRIVRSLAKAHERLEEVKLEAVRDDNVQLISEILDALNKLPEKDAATAELTQILGEPHFKSLIEAHDQVAAKCYEVPHAEVNCTATLASCLMPADAIRMIGIQKKAGEPLGVTFRMEQGEMVIARILHDSSIDRQGMLHIGDVIREVNGCQVGGDPQQLQEILRDCSGSVTLKVLPSYKDSPALQQVYLKAHFNYNPASDNLIPCKEAGLAFSKGDIMHIVNKEDPNWWQARSVVGGTTGLIPSQFLEEKRKAFVRKDWDLSGKGMLCGNLTAKKKKKKMMYLTAKNAEFDRYELQIYEEVAKMPPFQRKTLVLIGAQGVGRRSLKNRLIVINPLRYGTTVPFTSRSPREEERDGQNYCFVTRSQMEQDIKDSRFLEHGEYDGNLYGTKIDSIHQVVGAGRTCILDVNPQALKVLKTAEFMPFVVFIAAPELDTLRDMHKAVVDAGLTTKLLTENDLKKTVEESARIRRAYSHFFDLTIYNDNLDKAFDQLQEAVERLLVEPQWVPVSWVY; encoded by the exons GCCCACGAGCGCCTCGAGGAGGTCAAGTTAGAAGCGGTGCGAGATGACAACGTTCAGCTGATCTCCGAGATCCTGGACGCTCTCAACAAGCTCCCCGAAAAAGACGCCGCCACTGCCGAACTCACCCAAATCCTTGGGGAGCCTCATTTTAag TCTTTGATCGAGGCTCATGACCAAGTGGCTGCGAAGTGCTACGAGGTGCCCCACGCCGAGGTGAACTGCACTGCAACCTTGGCGAGTTGTCTCATGCCCGCCGACGCCATCAGGATGATCGGCATCCAGAAGAAAGCCGGAGAACCGCTG GGGGTGACCTTCCGCATGGAGCAAGGGGAGATGGTGATCGCGCGGATCCTGCACGACAGCTCCATCGACCGCCAGGGCATGCTGCACATCGGCGACGTCATCCGCGAGGTGAATGGCTGCCAGGTGGGCGGCGACCCTCAGCAGCTGCAGGAGATCCTGAGGGACTGCAGTGGCAGCGTCACTCTCAAGGTGTTGCCAAGCTACAAAGACTCGCCGGCCCTCCAACAG GTCTATCTGAAGGCACATTTCAACTATAACCCGGCCTCAGACAACCTGATTCCCTGTAAAGAGGCGGGCCTTGCCTTCTCCAAGGGAGACATCATGCACATTGTGAATAAGGAGGACCCCAACTGGTGGCAG GCACGCAGTGTTGTGGGCGGAACAACCGGCCTCATCCCCAGTCAGTTCTTagaggagaagaggaaagcgTTTGTGAGAAAAGACTGGGATCTGTCGGGTAAAG GGATGCTCTGTGGAAATCTCACGgcgaaaaagaagaagaagaaaatgatgtATCTCACTGCAAAGAACGCAG AGTTTGATCGCTACGAGCTGCAGATCTACGAGGAGGTGGCCAAGATGCCTCCCTTCCAGAGGAAAACATTGGTTCTGATTGGTGCCCAGGGTGTGGGTAGGCGGAGCTTAAAGAACAGACTCATCGTCATCAATCCTCTGCGATATGGAACCACTGTGCCAT TCACGTCACGCAGCCCCCGAGAAGAAGAGCGAGACGGACAGAACTACTGTTTTGTGACGCGAAGTCAGATGGAGCAGGACATCAAAGACAGCCGCTTCCTGGAGCACGGCGAGTACGACGGCAACCTCTACGGCACCAAGATCGACTCCATCCACCAGGTGGTGGGGGCCGGCCGCACCTGCATCCTGGACGTCAACCCCCAG GCTTTGAAAGTGCTGAAGACTGCTGAGTTTATGCCCTTTGTGGTCTTCATCGCTGCTCCTGAGCTGGACACCTTGAGAGATATGCACAAGGCTGTCGTGGATGCCGGACTTACAACCAAACTACTTACT GAAAACGATTTAAAGAAGACGGTGGAGGAGAGCGCCAGGATCCGCCGCGCCTACAGCCACTTCTTCGACCTAACCATTTACAACGACAACTTGGACAAGGCCTTCGACCAGCTGCAGGAGGCGGTCGAGAGACTATTGGTGGAGCCGCAGTGGGTCCCGGTCAGCTGGGTCTACTGA